A DNA window from Trichocoleus desertorum ATA4-8-CV12 contains the following coding sequences:
- the cheB gene encoding chemotaxis-specific protein-glutamate methyltransferase CheB, whose translation MPSLPIRVFLVEDSPVSLVILQRMLASTPDIQVVGTARNGIEALELIPQAEPTVICTDFYMPGMDGLEFTKHIMAEYPRPILVISASVQPNNTHNIFQLLEAGAVDVFPKPGAGLAADYELVKQELISKIRVLSGVTVFTKRRLPDHHTLPLGNTPCSTRPVSPGTSTRMMRALVIGASTGGPQALQAILTHLPANLPFPVLCVQHISEGFLQGLVNWLKTECRLNIKIAQAGEVPLPGTVYFAPERVHLELDSQGKFYCAASALVDGHRPSVTVTFNSVAKFYGKAAIATLLTGMGRDGADGMRAIAQAGGTTIAQDEKSSIVFGMPREAIALGVVQHVLPVTDIANFIVNKILLKK comes from the coding sequence ATGCCATCTTTGCCAATTCGGGTTTTTCTAGTAGAAGACTCCCCAGTATCTCTGGTGATCCTGCAACGGATGCTAGCTTCTACCCCAGACATCCAAGTGGTTGGAACCGCCCGGAATGGTATTGAAGCCTTAGAGTTAATTCCGCAAGCGGAACCGACTGTTATTTGTACAGATTTCTATATGCCAGGAATGGATGGGCTAGAGTTTACCAAGCACATCATGGCAGAGTATCCTCGACCCATCTTAGTGATTAGTGCTTCTGTCCAACCTAACAACACGCATAATATCTTTCAATTGCTAGAAGCGGGAGCGGTTGATGTCTTCCCAAAGCCTGGTGCAGGTTTGGCTGCTGATTACGAGCTGGTCAAACAGGAATTAATCAGTAAGATCAGAGTCCTATCTGGTGTGACTGTCTTTACAAAGCGTCGCTTGCCTGATCACCACACTCTACCATTAGGCAATACGCCCTGTTCTACTCGCCCAGTTTCTCCAGGGACGAGTACAAGAATGATGCGGGCACTAGTCATTGGAGCATCGACGGGCGGGCCTCAGGCACTGCAAGCAATCTTGACCCATCTTCCTGCCAACCTGCCGTTTCCAGTCCTCTGTGTGCAGCATATCAGCGAAGGATTTTTGCAAGGATTGGTCAACTGGCTAAAAACGGAGTGTCGCTTAAATATCAAAATTGCTCAGGCAGGCGAAGTGCCTCTCCCTGGAACAGTTTATTTTGCGCCAGAGCGGGTTCATTTAGAGCTAGATAGCCAAGGGAAGTTTTACTGTGCTGCTTCGGCATTGGTAGACGGTCATCGTCCTTCGGTGACAGTGACGTTCAACTCCGTGGCTAAGTTTTACGGAAAAGCCGCGATCGCTACCTTACTGACTGGAATGGGGCGAGATGGCGCAGATGGCATGCGAGCGATCGCCCAAGCTGGGGGTACGACCATTGCCCAGGATGAGAAGAGCAGCATCGTCTTCGGTATGCCGAGGGAGGCGATCGCGCTGGGAGTGGTGCAACATGTCCTTCCCGTCACCGACATTGCCAATTTTATTGTGAATAAGATTTTGCTAAAAAAGTAA